A stretch of DNA from Spirosoma endbachense:
TAAGCGTCATACATCATGGGCCGGATAAGGTGGTTCAGGCCCGAATCAACGGCTACGAACGTTCTTGTCGGATTTTCTTTAACGATATTGGTCCGTACCAGTAAATGACCGCATTCGCTCACCAGAAACTTACCCGGCTCGAACCAAAGCTCCAGATCCCGGCCATATTGCTGGCAGAAAGCCTGAAAAGTTTCAGAAACCTTACGGCCCAGATCAACGATATCGGTGATGTGATCGCCCGCTTTGTAGGCCACTTTAAAGCCGCTACCGAAATCGATGAATTTAAGATCGGGATAATCGCTGGCGAGTTCGAACAAAACTTCGGCCCCACGCAGAAATGCATTGGCATTTTTAAAATCCGAACCCGTATGAATATGTAAGCCTGCTACCGACATGTGATATTTCTCAACCACAGCCCGAATTTCGGGCCGTTGCAAAATAGAAATGCCAAACTTGGAATCGGCATGGCCCGTCGAAATCTTAATATTTCCACCTTCGGCAATATGCGGGTTAATCCGGATACTGATCGGAACAGCACCACCATAGGTCTGACCAACCCACTCCAGCAAGGGTAGGCTATCGACGTTCAGTTGCAGACCGAGGTCAACCGCTTCACGAATTTCATTGAAAGCCACTCCGCTGGGCGTAAACATGATCTGGCCGGGCTCAAAACCAGCCAACATGCCCATACGCGCTTCATTGACCGACACCGAATCCATTTCAACACCCTGCTGCCGCATCAATTTCAAAATCGATACGTTGGTCAGCGCTTTGGCCGCATACTTGATCTTTAGGTTAACCCCGGCAAAAGATGACCGGAGCAAGCCAATTTTTTCGATAATTTTGTCTGCGTCATATACGTATGCAGGCAAACCGAATTCTTCGGCAATCGCCAACACGTCAACGCCCTGAATCTGATAGTTGCGGTCTTTTAGTTGCATGGTTTCAGTAAACGAACCGCAAAATTACGCCATCTTTCTACTATGTACAATATTCGACACATACTCTTGTTGATACTGTTTGTCAACCCGTTGCTTACAGACGCACAATCGGCAAAAGTAACCCCTGCCGGTAGTAAACTCCAGGCAGGCCCGATGGTGGGTTATTCTGATATGCGGGAGGTCATGTTATGGGCTCAAACCAAAGAGCCAGCCCGTGTTCAGGTTCGCTATCATGAAGCTGGCAAACCCACGCCTGTTTACCTGACGAGTGAAATTCAGACCTCCCGGCAAACGGCTTTTACAGCCCACCTGCTCGCCGATCAGGTGGAACCCGGCAAAAAGTACGAGTACGAGCTGTTAATCGGGGGCAGAAAGGTGAGCCTGCCCTACCGGACCCAGTTTCAAACCCAAAGCCTGTGGCAGTGGCGGACGGACCCACCGGCTTTCCGTTTCGGCGTAGGAAGCTGCACCTACGTCAACGAGGAGGGCACTGACCGGCCCGGTAAACCCTATGGTGGAGGCTACGAGATTTTTACGGCACTAACGGCTCAGAAACCTGATTTTATGATCTGGACAGGCGATAACACCTATACGCGGGAGGTAGACTGGAACAGTCGATCGGGCGTATTACGTCGCTATACCCACACCCGATCATTACCCGAAATGCAGCCTCTGCTGGCTTCAACGCACAATTATGCCGTCTGGGATGATCACGATTATGGCCCTAATGATGCCGATCGCTCTTATTGGCTCAAACCCGTTACGCTTGAAGCATTCAAATTATTCTGGACAAATCCGAATTTTGTTTTTCCGGAAGGATGTGCCGGTACATTTTTCTGGAACGATTGCCAGTTCTTTTTACTGGATGACCGCACGTTTCGTGCCCCAAATGAGAAACCCGATGGACCGGAGAAAGCCTATTTTGGTGACAAACAGATTCAATGGCTCGTCGATGCGCTGACGTTTAGTAAGGCCTCTTTTAAGTTTATCATAACGGGCGGACAAATTATTAATCCAACGGCTGCCTTCGAGAATTACGCGATCTATGGCACCGAACGAGACCGATTGCTTAAAGCGATCACGGAGGCCAAAATTCCGGGGGTCCTGTTCATAACCGGTGATCGTCACCATTCAATTCTTCACAAACTGGATCGTTCGGGCACTTACCCGCTTTACGATCTAACGATTTCACCACTCACGTCCTCAGTTGCACAACCCCGCGCTGATGAGCTGAAACAGCCGACCTATGTAGACGGAACGTTGGTAGCAGAGCGCAATTTCGGATTGCTGAGTGTAGGCGGTCCGCTCAATGATCGGGTTCTGACAATTAAAGTCCATGATCAGAAAGGAGCTGAACGCTGGAGCCGGGATATTCGGGCCAGTGAATTGAAATGAGTATGCCGTTTATCGTTTTCGGTTTTATGGTGTACGAAGAATACCGAAAACGGACTATAAATTTCCCTAAACCAGTTTATGAACCTTAAAAAGTTTTCTGATTACAACACACTTTCGCAGCATACGGCTGAGTATATCGCAGGCATTATTAACAAAAAGCCGGATGCTTTGCTTTGCCTGGCATCGGGCGATACGCCAATTGAAACCTATCATCGATTTGTGGCGCTGGTAAAAGCCGGAAAGGTTGATATTAGCCAGTGCACGTTTGTTGGGCTGGATGAGTGGGTAGGTTTCGGTCCCGACGATGTAGGGAGCTGTTCGTATTACGTCTATCGGGATTTGTTTAATCCACTCAATCTTCGCCCGGAGCAGGTTCATGTTTTCGACGCTAAGGCAAGCGATCTAGCCAGCGAATGTAAACGAATCGATGCGGTTATTCGGTCGAAAGGCGGGTTAGATCTCTTGCTGGTTGGGATGGGCATGAACGGTCATATTGCCCTGAATGAGCCTGGTACACCCTTCAACCTGGGTTGCCATGTTGTTGAACTGGCCGAAAGTACCAAAACCGTTGGCCAGAAGTATTTCGAAACGGAAACTACCTTAACCCAGGGTATTACCATCGGGTTACGTCATCTGGCAGAAGCGCGGAATGTGGTGCTTCTGGTTAGTGGTGAGAAAAAAGCACCGATGCTGCGTCAGGCACTGACCGGGCCTATTACCGAACAGATCCCGGCCAGCATTATCCAAACGCGTCCTAATGCACGTGTTCTGGTCGATGAAGCCGCTGGAAGCTTGCTTATTTGAAACTGTTGACCCAGACCGAGTAGCAGTGTCCTGATTCTTCTGAAAGCCATTGAAATCAGGACACTGCTACTGAATCTGGACTGAACTACTTCAGCTTGAGCACACCCAGTAAAGCGTCTGTACCAATCTGAACACCCCAGGGTATGCCCGCCAGATCGACCATGTAATTCCCATTATGGTTGGCGAATGGGGTTTGTTTGCCTTCTTTTCTGGCGGCTATAACCTTGTCTAGTGGGGCTGTTCCGACGAATATAAAATCATAAACAGATTTCTTATTGTCCAGAACAAGATGATGGAAATCTTCTGACCCCATGGCTGTGGGTAAACCAGCCGAAATCAGACTCCCCTTCTTTACTACTTTTTCCAGCGTCGCATTCACTTTCCTGACGAGCGCTGAATCATTAACGACTGGAAACGAATAGCCCTTTTTCTTCATGATTGGATAAAGACCCATTGGCAGCCCATTGCTGACGGCTATACCGCTATCAATTCGGCTGACACCATCGTACAGCATTTTTCGGGTTTCGGGTTTAAGCCATCTAAAGTTTATTTTCACCAGTGCCGAAGCCGGTATTACGTTATTGTCCTGACCAGCCTGAACGGAGCCAACGGTAAGCACCGCCGGTGTTTGCGGATCATTGCTACGGCTAATTATCGTCTGATATTGCAGGATGGCCTCGCTGGCCATAATGATCGGGTCCTTAGTTGTTTGTGGGGCAGAGCCATGTCCACCAATACCCCGAAATGTAACGTCGAGCTGATCGGTGCCTGCCATCCGGGTGCCCGGAAGATTCATGACCATACCGGTTGGAAATGGGCCTGTGTGCATGGCTAACAGATAGTCGGGCAGGGGTACATTTTTGATAAAAACGGGGTCTTCCCTCATGGCTCTGGCGCCCATTATTGGTTCTTCGGCCGGTTGAGCGACCAGTACCAGGGTTCCTTTCCAATCCTGCTGGAGCGTTTTCATGAGTTTTGCGATGCCCAACAGCCAGGTAATGTGCGCATCGTGTCCACAGGCGTGCATCGTTGGCACCTCATTTCCATCCGGCAGTTTTACGGTTGCGGTGCTGGCATAGGGTAGCTCCGTTGTTTCTTTAACCGGTAGCGCATCCATATCGGCTCGAAACATAACCGTTGGCCCATCGCCATTTTTCAGAATGCCAACAACACCCGTTTTGCCAACCCCTGAATAGACCTCATAGCCTAAGCTTTTAAGCTCTTCGCTGACAATATCGGCCGTTCTGGTTTCCATAAAGCCCAGTTCCGGATGGGTGTGGAGGTCTTTATACATGGACACCAGCCGGGCAGAGTCGGTATAGGCTAGCTGACGTACTTTGACAAGGAGCGCATCGGACGGTTGAGCAGTAGATCTTAATCCGAAAAGAACACAACAGATAATAAGACAATACCTGACCTGCGGAGAGAGGAAATATAGATTCGCCATGAACAACAAAATTGAATTATAAGCTAATGTAATCAAATGGCCGACCGATCCAGTGTATTTTGCTGTGAAACTTAATTGATATTATATTTTGTGTAATTGCTTATTTGTAAAATAATATTTTAGTGATAATTTGAAATTTATCATACCGGAACTTTCCAGAAAGCCCTGAGTACTTAAAGCTGATGAGACAATTGGCTGGCTTTACATCTGATTGAGCCGATAAATGATCGATCCTGTACCGTTCAGGAAGGGCTTATTTATCCTTATTTATTGTCGTTCTTGAGCATACGTTGTATGTTCAGCAATCGATGACAACCGTAAACCGAATGTTTCAACAATATACGTCCACTACGTCCCGCCGTACTGAAGTCCTTGCCGGTATTTCAACCTTTCTGGCAACGATGTACATCATCGTTGTTAACCCGTCAATTTTGAGTCAGGCTGGTTTGCCATTCAGTGGTGTATTGACGGCAACGGTTTTGTTGTCCTTCTTTTGCAGTCTGATGATGGGGCTCTATGCCCGCAATCCAATTGTGGTTGCACCGGGCATGGGGTTAAATGCTTTTTTTACATTCACGGCCGTTAAAGGAATGGGCATTCGGCCTGAAGTGGCACTGGGAGCCGTGTTTTGGGCCGGTATTTTGTTTTTGCTGTTATCGGTGCTGAATGTGCGTTCGGCCATTGTCCGTATCATTCCACTGCCTATTCGTTACGCTGTTTCTGCCGGAATCGGTCTGTTTATTACGCTGATCGGCCTCGAGAATGCCCGATTTATTGTCGCCAATCCGGCAACACTGGTCAGTGCTGCTCACCTGACCGATCCTATCCTATTGACCTTTGTTTTTGGCTTGCTGTTAACCAGTATTCTGGTTGTGCGCGATGTGCCAGGAGCGATCATTATCGGGATTATTCTGACCACATTGGCTGCCTGGCCCATTGGTCGGTATTGGGGCGATGCATCGGCTATTAACGTTGGCCAGAAAACGCTGGTCAATAGTCAGGGCATATGGGCCGCGCCCGATTTCTCATTAATTGGTAAGCTGGATCTGACCAACTCGCTGACATGGGCGCTATGGCCCGTGATTTTTGCCTTTGCCTTTACCGATCTGTTCGACAGTCTCTCTACGTTTGTAGGCGTTGCTGAAGCAGGTGGTTTGCAGGACGCCGATGGCCAGCCCAGGAATCTGAATCGTTCATTGCTGACCGATGCCGTTTCAACAACGCTGGCAGGCTTGCTGGGGACTAGTCCTGGTACCGCCTATATTGAATCGGCGGTCGGCATTGCGCAGGGTGGGCGTACAGGCCTTACCGCTATCGTTGCGGGCTGTTGCTTTCTGCCTTTTCTGTTTCTGTCGCCGTTGTTATCGATTATTCCGTCCATTGCAACGGCTCCCGCTCTGGTATTGGTTGGGGCTTTCATGATGAAGCCCGTTACACGAATCAACTGGGGCCAATTAGACGATGCACTGCCTGCTTTTCTGGCACTCGTGCTGATTCCGTTCAGCTATTCGATTACTCAGGGCCTAATCTGGGGATTTCTGTCGTGGACAGTCATTAAAGTGGCAGTCGGGAAGAGTCGGGAGATACCCATTGGCCTGTGGATAGTCGATGTGTTTTGTGTGTTAGCCTTATTCTCGGCATAATAAATACAAAACGGCCCGACTGAAATTTCAATCGGGCCGTTTTGTATTTATCTTAATTACTTATGCGTTGGCTGGCGTACAAAACTCTTCCAGTGCCATTTCGAGGTGTTGGGAAATCATTTGCGCCGAACGCCCTTCGATATGGTGCCGCTCGATGAAATGTACCAGATCGCCATCTTTAAAAATACCGATGGCTGGCGATGATGGTGGATAAGGAAGTAGGTACTCCCGCATCTTGGCCGTAGCTTCCAGATCGCCACCGGCAAATACCGTCACCATTTTGTCGGGCTTAACAGCACTGGCCGTTAAGGCTGCCTTTACGCCCGGACGGGCCGCACCCGCAGCGCAACCACAAACCGAATTGACAACGACAAGCATCGTGCCTTCAGCATTTTCCATCGTGTTCACCACGTCGTCGGCGGTGGTCAGTTCCTGAAACCCGACGCTCGTCAGGTCTTCCCGCATCGGGACAAGCAAATGAGGAGGATACATAATTAGTTTACAGTTTTTACAGTTATTAATGATCCGCCGTAGCGGTTTGCAGGTATGTCACTGGCAGGTTAAAGACCCGTTAGCGACCAACTGCTATGTTTACATAAATCCTAATTCAAGTTTGGCTACTTCCGACATCAGTTCGGTGGAGTAGGGGGGATCGAACGTTAGCTCAACGCTTACGTCGTTAACTCCATCAATAGCTCGCACCTTCTCTTCGATCTCCGCCGGAATTGACCCTGCTGATGGGCAGGACGGTGAGGTCAGCGTCATCAAAATATAGACGTTATTGACCGGGAATATTTTAATGTCGTAAATCAGCCCCAGCTCGTACACATCCACCGGAATTTCGGGATCATATACGCCTTTTAGCGCTAGTACGACTTGTTCTTTTAGTTCTTCGTCTGTCATTGCAAAGAGACGTTAATGCGTAAATAGTTAGACGTTATGTTAGTCTGCCTGAGCGACCTGGCTGGTGTAAGCGCGGCCGTAGGCTTTCATACGTTCAATCATTGAGGCCAATCCGCCCGCCCGAAGTGAGGTAATCAGGTTACCCATACCAACTCGTGGGATGAAATACAGATCAGCTTTGGCAATATCTTCGGGTTTTTCGCCCGACAGCACCCGAATCAGCAAACTAACCAGCCCTTTTGAAATTTGTGCCGTTCGTTCGCTATCACCGTTGAAGTAGAGTCGGTCGTCTTTAAACTCCGCATCGACCCACACTTTTGACTGACAGCCCATAATACGGTTTTCGTCCGTTTTACTGGTTTCGGGCATGGGAGGCAGTTTTTTGCCCAGATCTATGATGTATTGCGTCTTGTCGAGCTGATCCTCGAACAAGTCGAATTCTTCGATAATTTCGTCCTGTTTCTCGTTAATGGTCATCCTCAAAGTTTTCCTAACTGGCTGGCTTGGTGCCTAACGCCAATAATTGTTATCATATCGTGTAGGTATATATAGCAAGCGATAATTCCCTACTAATATTTCCCTAAGATGACTAAGTTCTTTTTCTGGAACTTTGCGGCCCATTTCCGGAAATGATTCCAGTAAACTTAGCTTTTTAGTCAGTTCATTCGACCAGTTGTCAACGTAAGCTAGCGGAGAGCGTGAAAGATAATGGAGAACATCACGTAAATCTTCTTTGGCTTCGTCTGTCCATATTATCGGTGCGCCTGTATCCATTCTTTCATTTCCCGCATGACATCCTCATTCTTGTGGCCCTTATTATGACTCATTTCGTCCATCGCCTTTTCATAGCGTTCGAGTATAATGAGCCGTTCCACTGCCTCATCAAGAGATATTTTCTCCGGTAACTGGCTGAATGATTCAATAATAGCAGCTGTACTGATCATACGAAAAACAAGTTAGGCATTATCAAAGCATCATTTTCTGCACCCGATGCAAACCCTGCACAAGCCGATCAACCTCTTCTCTGGTGTTATAAACCGCAAATGACGCCCGCGTAGTTCCTGCTATTCCGAAACGTTGCATCAGCGGTTGGGTGCAGTGATGACCCGTCCGGACAGCTATACCCTGCTGATCCAGAATGACGCCCGTATCCTGATGATGAATACCATCGAGCACAAACGAAATGACACCGATTTTGTGCTTTGCCTGACCGATAATGCGTAGACCGTTCAGCTCGCTCAATTGTTCTGTAGCGTACTGAAGCAGGTCGTTTTCGTGGGCGGCAATGTTTTCTTTACCTAAGCCAGCCATATATTCCAGCGCCGTTTTAACCGCGATCACATCGGCAATATTGGGTGTACCAGCCTCGAATTTATACGGCAGGTCGTTATAGGTCGTTTTGGCAAACGTGACTTCCTTGATCATCTCGCCCCCGCCCCGGTAAGGCGGCATGGCGTCGAGAATATCTTTTTTACCATACAGGACACCCATACCTGTTGGGCCATATAATTTATGGGCAGAAAGAACATAAAAATCAGCGTCCAGCGCCTGTACATCCAGCTCAAGGTGCGAGCTTGCCTGTGCCCCATCGATCAGGACAACCGCTCCAACAGCGTGCGCTTTATCAATGATGGTCTTGACCGGATTGATCGTTCCGAGCGAATTCGAGACGTGAACGCAGGAAACAAATTTTGTTTTCTCCGACAAAAGCTTTTCGTACTCGTCGATCAGCAATTCGCCATTGTCATCAACGGGGATAACTTTAAGAACGCACCCCTTTTCTTCGCACAGCATTTGCCAGGGAACAATGTTGGAATGGTGTTCCATGGTCGAGATAATGATCTCATCGCCCTCTTTCAAAAACCGACGGCCATACGTCTGAGCAACCAGGTTAATTCCGTCAGTAGTGCCGTAGGTAAAGATGATTTCCTGCCAGTGTTTTGCATTCAAAAACGCCTGGACAGCCCGGCGAGATGCTTCAAATGCCGCTGTTGCCTGCTCGGCCAGGTGGTGAATACCCCGGTGAATGTTAGCGTTGTAGCCTTCATAATAGCGGGTTAAGGCATGAATGACTGGAAGCGGCTTTTGATTCGTAGCTGCATTGTCGAAATAGACCAATGGACGCCCGTTTACTTCCTGATCAAGTATGGGGAAGTCCTGACGAATTTTTTGTATATCGAGGGTACTTTCTAAAGCCGACTGCATGGGGTATTCGCGATAAAAGAAATAAGTTAATCAAAACTCCGACCGAAAAGTCATACTTAAAACGCAAAGTGAGGGTGATTAGGTTCGGGTGAAATCCCTGAGAATTGGATTAGCGGATGAAGTGAAATGCGCTCTTCCAGATTAAAAGTTCCGTTTTGGATTATCTCTAAAAAAGGGTTAAGGGGCTTTATAATCAACTTATTATATTGGCTTTGTTGCTGTAATAAAGCCAACTATTGCTAGATGGAATTCGGATAAGAGGCTTTAGAAATGACAAAATCCCAATGAGATCTTTAGTGACTCTCAATGGGATTTTGACCAGAATGGCGATTGGAATTATAGAGTCAAGCTGCTGAAAGACGATAAGATAACATGACGCCCTGGCTTATTTAATAAACCGAATGGTCAGTGGATACCGGTAATATTCGCCGTTATTCGCTTTAACAGCGGCAATAACGGTGAAAACAAGCCACACGACTCCCACTACCCAAATAAGAAACACACCAATTAAAATGAGCATCAATAGAAACGATAAACAGGCCGCAATTGCTATTGTGATGTTGAAGTTTACCGCTTCTTTGCCATGAAAGTCCACAAATGCAGACTTTTCTTTCTGAATCTGCCAGATGACTAACGGGAGCACAATACTACCAATCAGCACAAATGAGCCGGGTAGGGCGCTTAAGTGAGTGAACATCGCCCACATACGAGCATCAGACTCGCTAAGGGGTACGGGAGCGGGTGATAAAGGCGGAGTTGATGGCTGATTCTCCATGATGCAAGGGGTTCGTTTAGAGGTAGTAATTTGGTGTAAATTTTTGTTTTACACAACGTTATCCACAAAAAACACGCAGTAAATACTCCAACTTCTCAGACTTATCAGGTACAGAAAAACATCCCGAAACAAGAAGTCCCGGTTTTGCTAAAACCGGGACTTCTTGATACTGACCACTGGTTTCAGGAGTTTGCCATTACGACAATTCAACCACACAGTCGTCCTGTTCGACCACAACGCCTTCTTTGAGCGGAATCTTATCGACCTTCCCTGCTTTAGGGGCTGCTACGATACTTTCCATTTTCATGGCCTCAATCACAAACAGCGGCTGGTTTTTCTTAACCTCATCGCCCGCTTTAACCAGTATTTTTGTGAGCCGACCTTGCAGGGGAGCGCCCACATCGCCCGCTTTACCAATCTTGGCGTTCATCGCTTTTTCAACCTTCGACGCTCTGTCGCGAACCTGAACCTGGCGGCTCTGTCCATTCAGTTCAAAGGTAATTGTCCGCATTCCGAACTCATTCGGTTCTGATTTGAACAACAGCCGAACAAGGATATTTTTACCCTCTTCAATGTTGATCAAAATCTCTTCATTCTCTTTCAGACCGTAGAAAAATGCCGGGGTCGGAATAATGCTGACATCGCCATATTGCTCGTTGGCTTTATAGTATTCGTCATACACCTTCGGATACATCTGATACGACAGATAATCGACGAACCCATCACTCAACGGATATTTCTTCTGGAAAGCGGCAAAATCGGCGTCGAAGTCAATCGGTTTAAGGTGCTCATTTGGACGCCCGGTGATGGGTTGATCGCCCTTCAGGATAACCTGCTGGATATCTTTTGGGAAACCGCCTACGGGTTGGCCCAGAATCCCTTTCATCAGTTCTTTCACCGATTCCGGAAACGATAGCGATTCGCCCCGAGTCAATACGTCATCGGCGGTCAGGTTGTTGGCGGTCATGAAAATCGCCATGTCTCCCACCACTTTCGACGAAGGAGTTACCTTCACAATATCACCGAACAATTGGTTCGCTACCGAATAATTCTTTTTGAGTGTTTCGAATTTGTCGCCCAGGCCCGTTGCAAAAGCCTGCGGTTTCAGGTTTGAATACTGCCCTCCCGGAATTTCATTCTCGTACACTTCAGCGCTCCCCGCTTTCATACCCGACTCGAATGGGTAGTAGTATTCGCGGACGTCTTCCCAATAGTTGGAGTACGCATTGAGCGACGATAAATTGATGGGACATTCGCGTTCATGCCCCTGCATCATGGCGACAACGGAATTGAAATTGGGTTGCGAGGTTAGGCCCGACAAGGCTCCCAGCGCACAATCGACGATGTCGACACCGGCATCAATGGCTTTTAGGTAGGTCGCGGCCTGAATGCCTGCCGTATCGTGCGTGTGCAGATGAACCGGGATGCTCACCGCTTTTTTCAATTCGCGTACCAGTACATCAGCCGCCAGCGGTTTCAGAAGGCCCGCCATGTCTTTGATGGCCAGCATATGCGCACCTTCGTCTTCGAGTTGCCGGGCCAGATCCAGGTAATATTGCAGATTATACTTCTTGTGTTTTGCCGGATCGAGCATGTCGCCAGTGTAGCAGATAGCCGCTTCGCAAAGGGCGTCTGTCCGTTCGCGAACGGCTCGAATGCTCACTTTCATGGCTTCATTCCAGTTCAGGGAGTCGAAGATCCGGAAGATATCGATACCCGTTTCCCAGGATTTTTCGACGAATTTTTCAATCAGATTGTCCGGATAGGCCGAATAGCCAACCGCATTGGAGCCCCGGAACAGCATTTGTAGCAGCATGTTCGGCATGGCTTCGCGTAGGGCGGCCAGGCGTTTCCACGGACTTTCGTAGAGGAACCGCATCGATACGTCGAACGTAGCTCCACCCCATACTTCCATGGAGAACAGATCTGGATGGTTTTTGGCAAACCCTTCGGCTACTTTTTGCAGATCCTGCGTTCGAACGCGGGTTGCCAGCAGCGACTGGTGACCATCGCGGAAGGTCGTATCGGTATAGAGAACGCACTTCTGGTCGAGTACCCACTGTGTAAAGTTCTCCCGGCCCAATTCCTTCAATCGATCCCGATTCCCGGCAGGGTAGGGGCCAAATGTATCGTAAGGAGGTACGATAGGCGTCCTGAAAAACTTGGTATCATCTTTCTTTTTTACTTCCGGATTGCCGTTGACAATAACGTCGGCGAGGTAGTTAAGCACCCGTGTCGAGCGGTCCTGTGGCTTCCGTAAGTCAAACAGCTCCGGGTGTGATTCGATGAACGAAACCCGCGCTTCTCCGCGCTGAAAAATTGGGTGGCTGATTACATTCAGCAGGAATCCAATGTTGGTCTTTACGCCCCGAATCCGGAATTCCAGCAAAGCACGGGTCAGGCGTTGAGTGGCTCCCTTTAAGGTTCGGCCCCGCGCCGATACCTTTACGATCATCGAGTCGAAGTAGGGCGAAATTTTCATGCCCGCATAGCTACTGCCTTCATCGAGCCGTATGCCGAAACCAGCCGCATTACGGTAGGCGATGATCGTGCCAAAATCAGGCTTGAACCCGTTGGTTGGGTCTTCGGTAGTGATTCGACACTGAATTGCGAATCCATTCAGCGGAATCTCATCCTGATGGTGGATGTAGATGCCGTTATCAGATAGTTTGTAACCCATCGCAATCAGGATTTGTGTCCTGACAATATCGATGCCCGTTACTTCTTCCGTGATCGTATGCTCAACCTGAATTCGGGGGTTGACCTCGATAAAATAAATGTTTTCGTTTTTATCGACCAGAAATTCAACAGTACCTGCGTTCGAATACTTCACGGCCCGACCCAACTGAAGCGCATATTCATACAGTTTCTGTTTGGTTTCCTGCTTCAAACCAAAGGAGGGCGCTACCTCAACAACCTTCTGGAATCGGCGCTGAACCGAGCAATCGCGTTCGTATAGGTGAACGATATTGCCGTGCTGATCGCCAAGGAGCTGTACTTCAATATGTTTGGGGTCTTCAATGAATTTTTCCAGAAAAATGGTGTCATCCCCGAACGCATTACGCGCTTCATTTTTGGCCTCCGTAAATGCTTTTTCAAATTCTTCGGCCTGACGTACAACCCGCATCCCACGTCCACCGCCACCGGCAGCGGCTTTCACCATAACCGGAAAACCAATCCGCTCGGCTTCTGACAGGGCAAACTCCGGGCTCATGTTTTCTTCTCGAGAATCAGGAATAAGGGGCACCCCTGCCG
This window harbors:
- the lysA gene encoding diaminopimelate decarboxylase, giving the protein MQLKDRNYQIQGVDVLAIAEEFGLPAYVYDADKIIEKIGLLRSSFAGVNLKIKYAAKALTNVSILKLMRQQGVEMDSVSVNEARMGMLAGFEPGQIMFTPSGVAFNEIREAVDLGLQLNVDSLPLLEWVGQTYGGAVPISIRINPHIAEGGNIKISTGHADSKFGISILQRPEIRAVVEKYHMSVAGLHIHTGSDFKNANAFLRGAEVLFELASDYPDLKFIDFGSGFKVAYKAGDHITDIVDLGRKVSETFQAFCQQYGRDLELWFEPGKFLVSECGHLLVRTNIVKENPTRTFVAVDSGLNHLIRPMMYDAYHDIKNVSNPLGNEKTYTVVGYICETDTFATDRPLPDVRPGDVLSFENAGAYGFSMSSNYNARLRPAEVLVYDGNPYLIRQRETFEDLMRGQVDVPVLNSEIIEQQV
- a CDS encoding alkaline phosphatase D family protein; protein product: MYNIRHILLLILFVNPLLTDAQSAKVTPAGSKLQAGPMVGYSDMREVMLWAQTKEPARVQVRYHEAGKPTPVYLTSEIQTSRQTAFTAHLLADQVEPGKKYEYELLIGGRKVSLPYRTQFQTQSLWQWRTDPPAFRFGVGSCTYVNEEGTDRPGKPYGGGYEIFTALTAQKPDFMIWTGDNTYTREVDWNSRSGVLRRYTHTRSLPEMQPLLASTHNYAVWDDHDYGPNDADRSYWLKPVTLEAFKLFWTNPNFVFPEGCAGTFFWNDCQFFLLDDRTFRAPNEKPDGPEKAYFGDKQIQWLVDALTFSKASFKFIITGGQIINPTAAFENYAIYGTERDRLLKAITEAKIPGVLFITGDRHHSILHKLDRSGTYPLYDLTISPLTSSVAQPRADELKQPTYVDGTLVAERNFGLLSVGGPLNDRVLTIKVHDQKGAERWSRDIRASELK
- a CDS encoding 6-phosphogluconolactonase — protein: MNLKKFSDYNTLSQHTAEYIAGIINKKPDALLCLASGDTPIETYHRFVALVKAGKVDISQCTFVGLDEWVGFGPDDVGSCSYYVYRDLFNPLNLRPEQVHVFDAKASDLASECKRIDAVIRSKGGLDLLLVGMGMNGHIALNEPGTPFNLGCHVVELAESTKTVGQKYFETETTLTQGITIGLRHLAEARNVVLLVSGEKKAPMLRQALTGPITEQIPASIIQTRPNARVLVDEAAGSLLI
- a CDS encoding amidohydrolase, encoding MANLYFLSPQVRYCLIICCVLFGLRSTAQPSDALLVKVRQLAYTDSARLVSMYKDLHTHPELGFMETRTADIVSEELKSLGYEVYSGVGKTGVVGILKNGDGPTVMFRADMDALPVKETTELPYASTATVKLPDGNEVPTMHACGHDAHITWLLGIAKLMKTLQQDWKGTLVLVAQPAEEPIMGARAMREDPVFIKNVPLPDYLLAMHTGPFPTGMVMNLPGTRMAGTDQLDVTFRGIGGHGSAPQTTKDPIIMASEAILQYQTIISRSNDPQTPAVLTVGSVQAGQDNNVIPASALVKINFRWLKPETRKMLYDGVSRIDSGIAVSNGLPMGLYPIMKKKGYSFPVVNDSALVRKVNATLEKVVKKGSLISAGLPTAMGSEDFHHLVLDNKKSVYDFIFVGTAPLDKVIAARKEGKQTPFANHNGNYMVDLAGIPWGVQIGTDALLGVLKLK
- a CDS encoding NCS2 family permease, whose translation is MFQQYTSTTSRRTEVLAGISTFLATMYIIVVNPSILSQAGLPFSGVLTATVLLSFFCSLMMGLYARNPIVVAPGMGLNAFFTFTAVKGMGIRPEVALGAVFWAGILFLLLSVLNVRSAIVRIIPLPIRYAVSAGIGLFITLIGLENARFIVANPATLVSAAHLTDPILLTFVFGLLLTSILVVRDVPGAIIIGIILTTLAAWPIGRYWGDASAINVGQKTLVNSQGIWAAPDFSLIGKLDLTNSLTWALWPVIFAFAFTDLFDSLSTFVGVAEAGGLQDADGQPRNLNRSLLTDAVSTTLAGLLGTSPGTAYIESAVGIAQGGRTGLTAIVAGCCFLPFLFLSPLLSIIPSIATAPALVLVGAFMMKPVTRINWGQLDDALPAFLALVLIPFSYSITQGLIWGFLSWTVIKVAVGKSREIPIGLWIVDVFCVLALFSA
- a CDS encoding BrxA/BrxB family bacilliredoxin, producing MYPPHLLVPMREDLTSVGFQELTTADDVVNTMENAEGTMLVVVNSVCGCAAGAARPGVKAALTASAVKPDKMVTVFAGGDLEATAKMREYLLPYPPSSPAIGIFKDGDLVHFIERHHIEGRSAQMISQHLEMALEEFCTPANA
- a CDS encoding DUF59 domain-containing protein, whose translation is MTDEELKEQVVLALKGVYDPEIPVDVYELGLIYDIKIFPVNNVYILMTLTSPSCPSAGSIPAEIEEKVRAIDGVNDVSVELTFDPPYSTELMSEVAKLELGFM